One Streptomyces fagopyri DNA window includes the following coding sequences:
- a CDS encoding ABC transporter ATP-binding protein, with protein sequence MTTNPTLAELTDKATATRARPAYGHDALIACDRLVRIFSADGVEVQALQGLDLLVRKGELMALVGASGSGKSTLMNILASLDTPTAGAAQVAGHNLLAMTAKDRLHYRRKVVGFIWQQTSRNLLPYLTAAQNVALPLQFAGGRRRSRARAERALELLELLRVADCRDRRPHEMSGGQQQRVAIAVALACDPAVLLADEPTGELDSHTAQQIFAAFRTANEELGTTIVIVTHDRAVAGEVRRTVAIRDGRTSTEVLRRSEVDETTGHETLVAREYAMLDRAGRLQLPAEYTGALGMRDRVALDLEEDHITVWPDDSGHD encoded by the coding sequence ATGACGACGAATCCCACCCTCGCCGAACTGACCGACAAGGCGACCGCCACCCGCGCTCGGCCCGCTTATGGACACGACGCTCTCATCGCCTGCGACCGTCTGGTGCGAATCTTCTCGGCGGACGGCGTGGAGGTGCAGGCACTCCAGGGTCTCGACCTGCTCGTCCGCAAGGGCGAACTGATGGCTCTGGTGGGCGCGTCGGGCAGCGGCAAGTCCACCCTGATGAACATCCTGGCCAGCCTGGACACGCCCACCGCCGGAGCGGCCCAGGTCGCCGGCCACAACCTGCTGGCCATGACCGCGAAGGACCGCCTCCACTACCGGCGCAAGGTGGTCGGCTTCATCTGGCAGCAGACCTCCCGCAACCTGCTTCCGTATCTCACCGCGGCCCAGAACGTCGCCCTGCCCCTCCAGTTCGCGGGCGGCCGCCGCCGCTCCCGGGCCCGCGCCGAACGTGCCCTGGAACTGCTGGAGTTGCTCCGGGTCGCCGATTGCAGGGACCGCCGCCCGCATGAGATGTCCGGCGGTCAGCAGCAGCGGGTCGCCATCGCCGTGGCCCTCGCCTGCGACCCGGCGGTGCTGCTCGCCGACGAACCCACCGGCGAACTCGACTCCCACACCGCCCAGCAGATCTTCGCCGCCTTCCGCACGGCGAACGAGGAGTTGGGCACGACGATCGTCATCGTCACCCATGACCGCGCCGTGGCGGGCGAGGTGCGCCGCACGGTCGCCATCCGTGACGGCCGCACCTCCACGGAGGTCCTGCGCCGGAGCGAGGTCGACGAGACCACCGGCCACGAGACGCTGGTGGCCCGCGAGTACGCGATGCTCGACCGGGCCGGCCGGCTCCAGTTGCCCGCCGAGTACACGGGGGCGCTGGGCATGCGCGACCGGGTGGCGCTGGATCTGGAGGAGGACCACATCACCGTATGGCCGGACGACAGCGGACACGACTGA
- a CDS encoding ABC transporter ATP-binding protein yields MSQVVTGAMVRVEDIHKSHGQGAAAVHALRGVSFDIPRGELIALKGRSGSGKTTLLNIVGGLDAPDRGRVTVEGMDLSELGEDGLLALRRDRIGFVFQSFGLIPILTAAENVGVPMRLRRADVREREERVELLLSLVGLADHAAQRPGELSGGQQQRVAIARALANSPSLLIADEPTGQLDAETGHAVMELLRAVVRSEQVTALVATHDATLLDLADRVLEMRDGEIRDVTGE; encoded by the coding sequence ATGAGCCAGGTCGTCACAGGGGCCATGGTGCGCGTCGAGGACATCCACAAGTCGCACGGTCAGGGAGCCGCCGCCGTCCACGCTCTGCGCGGCGTCTCCTTCGACATCCCTCGTGGTGAGCTCATCGCGCTCAAGGGGCGTTCGGGTTCAGGGAAGACCACCCTGCTGAACATCGTCGGCGGACTTGACGCCCCGGACCGTGGCCGGGTCACCGTGGAGGGCATGGACCTGTCGGAGCTCGGCGAGGACGGCCTGCTGGCGCTGCGCCGGGACCGTATCGGCTTCGTCTTCCAGTCCTTCGGCCTCATCCCGATCCTGACGGCCGCGGAGAACGTGGGTGTGCCGATGCGCTTGCGCCGGGCCGACGTGCGGGAGCGCGAGGAGCGGGTCGAGCTGCTGCTGTCCCTGGTGGGCCTCGCCGACCACGCGGCGCAGCGGCCCGGCGAGCTCTCCGGCGGCCAACAGCAGCGGGTCGCCATCGCCCGCGCCCTGGCCAACAGCCCCTCGTTGCTGATCGCCGACGAGCCCACCGGCCAGCTGGACGCCGAGACCGGCCATGCCGTGATGGAACTGCTGCGGGCGGTCGTGCGCAGCGAACAGGTCACCGCCCTGGTGGCCACGCACGACGCGACGCTGCTCGACCTGGCCGACCGGGTCCTCGAAATGCGCGATGGAGAGATACGGGACGTGACGGGGGAGTAG
- a CDS encoding SDR family oxidoreductase: MTTASVHPLDGRVAVITGASSGIGEASAEHLASLGAKVVVLARRAGRLEDLVTRIEENGGNALAIGADVTDATAVQAAADRVEAELGGADLLFNNAGVMLPAPVEERATDQWQRQIDLNVTGLMNVIGAFVPQLVKSAGERGVADLINTSSIAAQNIFPNFAVYSGTKAYVTHLSRHLRTELGPKKVRVSAIEPGIVGTELQSHVTDAGALAWLDGSKDTMDWLTPQDIARTIGFLASLPPRVNLQQVTIMPTGQTG, translated from the coding sequence ATGACCACTGCCTCTGTACACCCTCTCGACGGCCGGGTCGCCGTCATCACCGGTGCCTCCAGCGGTATCGGTGAGGCATCCGCCGAACACCTGGCATCGCTGGGCGCGAAGGTCGTCGTCCTCGCGCGACGGGCGGGGCGTCTGGAGGACCTGGTCACACGGATCGAGGAGAACGGCGGGAACGCGCTCGCGATCGGTGCCGACGTCACCGACGCCACAGCCGTCCAGGCCGCGGCGGACCGGGTGGAGGCGGAACTCGGCGGCGCCGACCTGCTGTTCAACAACGCGGGTGTGATGCTTCCGGCCCCGGTGGAGGAACGTGCCACCGACCAGTGGCAGCGCCAGATCGACCTGAACGTGACCGGCCTGATGAACGTGATCGGGGCGTTCGTACCGCAGTTGGTCAAGAGCGCGGGCGAGCGCGGCGTGGCCGACCTGATCAACACGTCCTCGATCGCCGCGCAGAACATCTTCCCGAACTTCGCCGTCTACTCCGGTACCAAGGCCTACGTCACCCACCTGTCCCGTCACCTGCGGACCGAGCTGGGGCCGAAGAAGGTCCGGGTCTCCGCGATCGAGCCGGGAATCGTCGGTACCGAACTCCAGAGCCACGTCACCGACGCCGGCGCACTCGCATGGCTCGACGGGTCGAAGGACACGATGGACTGGCTCACCCCGCAGGACATCGCCCGGACCATCGGCTTCCTCGCCTCGCTGCCCCCACGGGTGAATCTCCAGCAGGTCACGATCATGCCCACCGGCCAGACCGGCTGA
- a CDS encoding winged helix-turn-helix transcriptional regulator → MDTVRDVLDPTCPSQVALGILGNKWTMLIIFALSSGVHRFSELRDRIAIITPKVLTQTLRALERDGLVDRTVHPVVPPKVEYRLTDLGRSLLESITAVRAWAEAHADEVLEARDRAELAQD, encoded by the coding sequence ATGGATACTGTCAGGGATGTACTGGACCCGACCTGTCCCTCCCAGGTAGCTCTGGGCATTCTGGGCAACAAGTGGACGATGCTGATCATTTTCGCCCTCAGTTCGGGCGTGCATCGCTTCTCGGAACTGCGGGACCGGATTGCGATCATCACACCGAAGGTCCTGACCCAGACGCTCCGCGCGCTGGAGCGGGACGGGCTGGTGGACCGCACGGTCCACCCGGTGGTTCCGCCCAAGGTCGAGTACCGCCTCACGGACCTCGGCCGGAGTCTGCTGGAATCGATCACGGCGGTCCGGGCATGGGCCGAAGCGCACGCCGACGAGGTCCTGGAGGCCCGCGACCGCGCTGAACTCGCCCAGGACTGA
- a CDS encoding NAD-dependent epimerase/dehydratase family protein: MHVFLTGGTGFVGSAVLRRLLDEGHRVTALVRSEASAARVAAAGAAALPGDITDAAWLARRMAEADAAIHTAATGDATSAQVDASIAAAAREAFAGTEKSYVHTSGVWMYGSGDAVTERTPFAPVAPLAWRQPIERDVLAVPARTAIVVPGVVYGYGVGIPLVIAGAPRTASGALTLPGDGTQRWITVHVDDLADLYSRLLERGEGGSYWIASDGANPNVRTLGEAASRAAGTDGAVAPESAEETRRRLGAFAEGLLRSQSATGAKARSELGWNPTRPSLAEELEHGSYAPGR, translated from the coding sequence ATGCATGTTTTCCTGACAGGTGGCACCGGCTTCGTCGGCTCGGCGGTACTGCGCCGGCTGCTCGACGAGGGACACCGTGTGACCGCGCTGGTGCGCAGCGAAGCGTCGGCCGCCCGGGTCGCCGCCGCGGGGGCCGCCGCACTGCCCGGCGACATCACCGACGCGGCGTGGCTGGCGCGGCGGATGGCGGAGGCGGACGCGGCCATTCACACGGCCGCCACCGGTGACGCGACGAGCGCGCAGGTCGACGCGTCGATCGCCGCGGCCGCGCGGGAGGCGTTCGCCGGGACGGAGAAGTCCTACGTTCACACCAGTGGTGTGTGGATGTACGGCAGCGGTGACGCCGTCACCGAGCGGACCCCCTTCGCCCCGGTGGCGCCGCTCGCCTGGCGGCAGCCGATCGAACGGGACGTGCTGGCCGTCCCCGCCCGCACCGCCATCGTGGTCCCCGGGGTCGTCTACGGATACGGCGTCGGAATTCCCCTCGTCATAGCCGGAGCTCCGCGCACCGCCTCAGGTGCGCTCACCCTGCCCGGTGACGGCACCCAGCGCTGGATCACCGTACACGTGGACGACCTGGCCGACCTGTACTCCCGCCTCCTGGAACGCGGCGAGGGGGGCTCGTACTGGATCGCGTCCGACGGCGCCAACCCGAACGTCCGTACACTCGGCGAAGCCGCCTCCCGTGCTGCCGGGACGGATGGCGCCGTGGCCCCCGAGAGCGCCGAGGAGACCCGCCGCCGGCTCGGCGCGTTCGCGGAAGGGCTCCTGCGCAGCCAGTCGGCCACCGGGGCCAAAGCCCGCTCCGAACTCGGCTGGAACCCCACCCGGCCCTCTCTCGCGGAGGAACTGGAACACGGCAGCTACGCCCCTGGCCGGTAG
- a CDS encoding VOC family protein, translating into MTVQRMDNVGIVVDDLDAAVAFFTELGMELEGTAEIEGLWADRTVGIDGVRSAIAMMRTPDGHSKLELTRFHAPTAIDSGPLAPPPNTLGLHRVMFAVDDIDATVARLRPHGAELLGDIAQYEDSYRLCNLRGPAGIIVALAEQLG; encoded by the coding sequence ATGACGGTTCAGCGCATGGACAATGTCGGCATCGTCGTCGACGACCTGGACGCCGCCGTCGCCTTCTTCACCGAACTCGGCATGGAGCTGGAAGGCACAGCGGAGATCGAGGGCCTCTGGGCGGACCGCACCGTGGGAATCGACGGCGTCCGCAGCGCCATCGCGATGATGCGGACACCCGACGGCCACAGCAAGCTGGAGCTGACGAGGTTCCACGCCCCGACGGCCATCGACTCCGGACCGCTCGCCCCTCCGCCCAACACTCTGGGCCTGCACCGTGTCATGTTCGCCGTCGACGACATCGACGCCACCGTCGCCCGCCTGCGTCCCCACGGCGCCGAACTCCTCGGCGACATCGCGCAGTACGAGGACAGCTACCGGCTCTGCAACCTCCGGGGCCCCGCGGGCATCATCGTCGCTCTGGCCGAACAGCTCGGCTGA
- a CDS encoding ABC transporter permease yields MSPFGSGALGRVVRSGVARRRVQTLVIAVATMMAVASAVVAGSLMVATNAPFDHAFARQHGAHITAQFAPNRVSAARLASTGRLDEVAASAGPFPSTTISPVGRDGGHLPALTLVGRPGPGGDVDELDLKSGRWARKPGEIVLSASFSGPFLKLGATLRSSDTANAPTLTVVGFALSAGASADVWATPAQVRSLVTGDSRLTSQMLYRFDSAGTKARIAEDRKKLTAALPAGALIGTQSWLDTKRAADQGAAATIPFLFAFGVLGIVMSVIIVGSVISGAVGTSLRRIGILKAIGFTPREVVRAYVAQALIPAGAGIALGVVLGNLLAVPLLEDTESVYGTVSLTVAWWVDVVVPACALLVVGIAALVPALRAGRLRTVEAIAVGRAPRSTRGQWAHRAAGRLPLPRPVTYGLASPFAHPVRALAMVLAVTFGTVAATFAVGLTQSLDAVAGAQDPENRADVTAVSGAHDSGSGPLRVEKKPKQPSAGPQRTTAASGPDQQQPSADPDAVRAAIAAQPGTASYYGMAHGDATVSGISGTVRASLYQGDSSSGAYEMIAGRWIDGRGQVVVPTRFLERTGTRIGDFVRVTFEKETVRLRIVGEAFDTSDDGMQVHADLDSFPSAEPGAFNIEVKAGVSPADYARELGEVVSPLGGDVFVDSAPQGENMILLLEAMAALLTLMLVSVAGLGVLNSVVLDTRERVHDLGVCKALGMSPRQTVGLVLASVAAIGVVGALIGVPAGFALHGYVLPVMGEAAGTRLPPSVLDVYDVPQLVLLGLAGVLVALLGATAPAGWAAKVRTATALRTE; encoded by the coding sequence ATGAGCCCGTTCGGCAGCGGTGCCCTGGGACGGGTCGTACGCTCCGGCGTCGCCAGACGACGCGTCCAGACCTTGGTCATCGCCGTGGCCACGATGATGGCGGTGGCCTCGGCCGTGGTCGCCGGGTCCCTCATGGTCGCCACGAACGCTCCCTTCGACCACGCCTTCGCGCGGCAGCACGGAGCGCACATCACCGCACAGTTCGCCCCGAACCGGGTGAGCGCGGCCCGACTGGCGAGCACCGGCCGCCTGGACGAGGTCGCGGCGAGCGCGGGACCCTTCCCGTCCACGACGATCAGCCCGGTGGGCCGGGACGGGGGACACCTGCCCGCGCTGACGCTGGTCGGACGGCCCGGTCCGGGAGGTGACGTGGACGAACTGGACCTGAAGTCCGGCCGGTGGGCGCGCAAGCCCGGCGAGATCGTGCTGTCCGCCTCGTTCTCCGGCCCGTTCCTCAAGCTCGGTGCGACGCTGAGGAGTTCGGACACCGCGAACGCGCCGACGCTGACGGTGGTCGGCTTCGCGCTGTCCGCGGGCGCGAGCGCCGACGTCTGGGCGACCCCCGCCCAGGTCAGGTCCCTCGTCACCGGGGACAGCCGCCTCACGAGCCAGATGCTCTACCGCTTCGACTCCGCGGGGACGAAGGCCCGGATCGCGGAGGACCGGAAGAAGCTCACCGCCGCCCTGCCCGCCGGAGCACTGATCGGTACCCAGTCATGGCTGGACACCAAGCGTGCCGCCGATCAGGGCGCGGCGGCGACGATCCCGTTCCTGTTCGCCTTCGGCGTGCTCGGGATCGTCATGTCGGTGATCATCGTCGGCAGCGTGATCAGCGGCGCCGTCGGCACGAGCCTGCGCCGCATCGGCATCCTCAAGGCCATCGGATTCACCCCGCGCGAAGTCGTAAGGGCCTATGTGGCCCAGGCGTTGATCCCGGCAGGGGCGGGTATCGCGCTGGGAGTCGTCCTGGGCAACCTGCTGGCCGTGCCGCTGCTCGAGGACACCGAATCCGTGTACGGGACCGTGTCGCTCACGGTGGCCTGGTGGGTGGATGTCGTGGTGCCGGCCTGCGCGCTGCTCGTGGTCGGGATCGCGGCCCTGGTGCCCGCGCTGCGGGCCGGGAGGCTGCGTACGGTCGAGGCGATCGCCGTCGGCCGGGCGCCGCGCTCCACACGCGGCCAGTGGGCGCACCGCGCGGCCGGCCGGCTTCCGCTGCCGAGGCCGGTGACGTACGGCCTCGCGAGTCCGTTCGCGCACCCCGTGCGTGCCCTCGCGATGGTGCTCGCGGTGACCTTCGGGACGGTGGCCGCGACGTTCGCCGTGGGGCTGACCCAGTCCCTCGACGCGGTGGCCGGCGCGCAGGACCCCGAGAACCGCGCCGACGTCACCGCCGTCAGTGGCGCCCACGACTCGGGCTCCGGGCCCCTCCGGGTGGAGAAGAAACCGAAACAGCCCTCGGCCGGCCCGCAGCGGACGACAGCCGCCTCAGGACCGGACCAGCAGCAGCCGTCGGCCGACCCGGACGCGGTGCGCGCCGCGATCGCGGCCCAGCCCGGCACCGCCTCGTACTACGGGATGGCGCACGGGGACGCCACGGTGTCCGGGATCTCGGGCACCGTGCGGGCCAGCTTGTACCAGGGCGATTCGAGCTCCGGCGCTTACGAGATGATCGCCGGCCGCTGGATCGACGGGCGGGGCCAGGTCGTGGTGCCCACCCGCTTCCTGGAGAGGACCGGTACCAGGATCGGCGACTTCGTGCGGGTGACCTTCGAGAAGGAGACGGTGCGCCTGCGGATCGTCGGCGAGGCCTTCGACACGTCGGACGACGGCATGCAGGTCCACGCGGATCTCGACAGCTTCCCCTCGGCGGAGCCCGGAGCCTTCAACATCGAGGTGAAGGCGGGGGTTTCCCCGGCCGACTACGCCCGTGAACTCGGTGAGGTGGTCTCGCCGCTGGGCGGCGACGTCTTCGTCGACTCCGCTCCGCAGGGGGAGAACATGATCCTCCTGCTGGAGGCGATGGCCGCGCTGCTCACCCTGATGCTGGTCTCCGTGGCGGGCCTCGGGGTGCTCAACTCCGTTGTCCTGGACACCCGCGAGCGTGTCCACGACCTGGGAGTGTGCAAGGCGCTCGGCATGTCCCCGCGGCAGACGGTGGGACTGGTGCTCGCGTCCGTGGCCGCGATCGGCGTGGTCGGTGCGCTGATCGGTGTCCCGGCCGGGTTCGCGCTGCACGGCTACGTGCTGCCGGTCATGGGAGAAGCCGCGGGCACCCGCCTGCCGCCGTCGGTCCTCGACGTGTACGACGTCCCACAGTTGGTTCTTTTGGGCCTGGCAGGGGTGCTCGTCGCCCTGCTGGGCGCGACGGCCCCGGCGGGCTGGGCGGCCAAGGTCCGTACGGCCACGGCGTTGCGCACGGAGTGA
- a CDS encoding ABC transporter ATP-binding protein, translating to MTQVIELEGVAKRYGGTDAAALGPVDLRVAEGEALAVTGPSGSGKSTLLNLVAGLDRPSEGTVTVAGQRIDRLSEHALARFRREQIGMVFQFFNLLDDLTVADNIQLPAQLTGTARRTAASRAGELMEVLGIHKHARAYPGRLSGGERQRVAVARALVNRPALLLADEPTGALDTASGQEVRELLVDLHRGGQTVVLVTHDLELARACAHRTIHLVDGRVAVDTQVEAVR from the coding sequence ATGACTCAGGTGATCGAACTGGAGGGCGTGGCCAAGCGGTACGGCGGCACCGACGCCGCGGCGCTCGGACCGGTCGACCTCCGCGTGGCCGAGGGCGAAGCCCTCGCCGTGACGGGGCCGTCCGGCAGCGGCAAGTCCACGCTCCTCAACCTCGTCGCCGGTCTGGACCGGCCGAGCGAGGGCACCGTGACCGTGGCCGGACAGCGCATCGACCGGCTGAGCGAGCACGCGCTGGCCCGGTTCCGCCGTGAACAGATCGGCATGGTCTTCCAGTTCTTCAACCTGCTCGACGACCTCACCGTCGCCGACAACATCCAGCTTCCCGCCCAACTGACCGGAACCGCCCGCCGGACGGCCGCGTCGCGTGCCGGGGAGCTGATGGAGGTGCTCGGCATCCACAAGCACGCCCGCGCCTACCCGGGGCGGTTGTCCGGCGGCGAACGCCAACGGGTCGCGGTGGCACGGGCCTTGGTGAACCGGCCCGCGCTCCTGCTCGCCGACGAGCCGACCGGCGCACTGGACACCGCGTCGGGACAGGAAGTACGGGAGCTGCTCGTGGATCTGCACCGCGGCGGCCAGACCGTCGTCCTCGTCACGCACGACCTGGAACTCGCCCGGGCGTGCGCGCACCGCACGATCCATCTGGTGGACGGCCGCGTCGCCGTCGACACCCAGGTGGAGGCCGTCCGATGA
- a CDS encoding sensor histidine kinase, with product MRPEGRPAPLSRRAARVDVVLAVVLTVVALIVAARYPGDGPVRISSRAVSESRGSLPHPPAVPRPGFGYEPEPSAPPWVLVVLSALPLVARRRYPLLAFAVVAAAALAIGDRVSWINVLTCSIGAYGAVVHSRYRTRAMAALIVTAVLAGVAFRDSDPVLPGWSSPAVVLLVAGVLASLVRFGRLRLEASRKRFTDLQQDQEKAMRRAVEEERARIAAELHDVVTHNVSVMVIQAGAARKVMDAAPERSRQALLAVEAGGRAAMAELRHVMGLLAGPDAGAGSPADGLEPQPGLGQLDGLAERVRAAGTPVDLTVSLPPGTLPPGVELTAYRVVQEALTNTIKHAAGAGATVTIGLAGSWLEIEVTDTGAVRDSPPVDGNGRGLIGLRERLAVYGGELTAGPTLAGGYRVTAHIPWEAV from the coding sequence ATGCGGCCGGAGGGCAGGCCCGCCCCGCTGTCCCGGCGGGCGGCGCGCGTGGACGTGGTGCTGGCGGTCGTGCTGACCGTCGTCGCGCTGATCGTCGCGGCGCGCTACCCCGGCGACGGGCCGGTGCGGATCAGCTCCAGGGCCGTGTCCGAGAGCCGGGGATCACTCCCCCACCCGCCGGCCGTTCCCCGTCCCGGGTTCGGGTACGAACCGGAGCCCTCCGCGCCTCCCTGGGTGCTGGTCGTGCTGTCGGCCCTGCCGCTCGTGGCCCGGCGCAGGTATCCGTTGCTCGCGTTCGCGGTGGTCGCCGCCGCGGCACTCGCCATTGGTGACCGCGTCTCCTGGATCAACGTGCTGACCTGCAGTATCGGGGCGTACGGAGCCGTCGTGCACAGCCGCTACCGGACGCGGGCGATGGCCGCGCTGATCGTCACCGCGGTGCTGGCGGGTGTCGCGTTCCGGGACTCGGACCCCGTGCTGCCCGGCTGGTCAAGCCCGGCGGTCGTGCTCCTGGTCGCCGGGGTGCTGGCCAGTCTCGTCCGCTTCGGGCGCCTGCGGCTGGAGGCCAGCCGGAAGCGCTTCACGGACCTCCAGCAGGACCAGGAGAAGGCCATGCGCAGGGCCGTCGAGGAGGAGCGTGCCCGGATAGCCGCCGAACTGCACGACGTCGTCACCCACAATGTGAGCGTGATGGTCATTCAGGCCGGCGCGGCGCGCAAGGTGATGGACGCGGCCCCGGAGCGGTCCAGACAAGCACTGCTGGCGGTGGAGGCCGGCGGCCGCGCCGCCATGGCCGAACTCCGCCATGTGATGGGCCTGCTCGCCGGCCCGGACGCGGGCGCCGGCAGCCCCGCCGACGGCCTGGAACCGCAGCCCGGCCTGGGACAGCTCGACGGCCTCGCCGAACGGGTGCGGGCCGCCGGGACACCGGTGGACCTGACGGTGTCGCTGCCGCCCGGCACGCTGCCGCCCGGCGTGGAACTCACGGCGTACCGCGTCGTCCAGGAGGCGCTCACCAACACGATCAAGCACGCGGCGGGCGCCGGGGCGACGGTGACGATCGGCCTCGCCGGCTCCTGGCTGGAGATCGAGGTGACCGACACGGGAGCCGTCCGCGACTCGCCGCCGGTGGACGGCAACGGCCGCGGCCTGATCGGGCTGCGCGAGCGCCTCGCGGTCTACGGCGGCGAGCTCACGGCCGGGCCCACGCTCGCGGGCGGATACCGGGTCACGGCCCACATCCCGTGGGAGGCGGTGTGA
- a CDS encoding response regulator yields the protein MNGPALRAVIADDQALVRTGFGMILAADGIEVTAEAADGAEAVDAVRRTRPDVVLMDIRMPRMDGIEATRHILGSGVQGGEGTRVIILTTYDLDHYVYAALTAGASGFLLKDVTPEHLVAAVRLVRSGDALLAPTITRRLIERFAHRQESPPNGLHHDLSGLTPRELEVLRLLATGLSNAELADRLFLSPTTVKTHVGRILSKLDLRDRVQAVVLAYESGLISPQHPPGTN from the coding sequence GTGAACGGGCCCGCCCTGCGCGCCGTCATCGCGGACGACCAGGCCCTGGTGCGTACGGGATTCGGAATGATCCTCGCCGCGGACGGGATCGAGGTGACGGCCGAGGCGGCGGACGGGGCCGAGGCGGTCGACGCGGTGAGGCGCACCCGGCCCGACGTCGTCCTCATGGACATCCGGATGCCGCGGATGGACGGCATCGAGGCCACCCGGCACATTCTCGGCAGCGGGGTCCAGGGCGGTGAAGGCACCCGGGTCATCATCCTCACCACGTACGACCTCGACCACTATGTGTACGCGGCGCTCACCGCCGGAGCGAGCGGCTTCCTGCTCAAGGACGTCACCCCCGAGCACCTCGTGGCGGCCGTGCGGCTCGTGCGCTCCGGCGACGCGCTGCTGGCGCCCACGATCACCCGCAGGCTGATCGAGCGCTTCGCACACCGCCAGGAGTCGCCGCCGAACGGCCTCCACCACGACCTGTCCGGGCTGACCCCGCGCGAACTCGAAGTGCTGCGCCTGCTGGCGACCGGCCTCAGCAACGCCGAACTCGCCGACCGCCTGTTCCTCAGCCCGACCACGGTCAAGACGCATGTCGGCCGCATCCTGTCGAAGCTCGACCTCCGAGACCGCGTCCAGGCCGTCGTACTCGCCTACGAGAGCGGCCTGATCTCCCCGCAACACCCACCCGGCACCAACTGA
- a CDS encoding glycoside hydrolase N-terminal domain-containing protein, producing MTLVPETEATSLWYRTPAAESRIIQEALPLGNGRLGALIGCDPADDFLYLTDGSFWTGGRSDTPTDDGQLPYGPDDFGSLGLLAKLRITLPDHTAQTISDYRRGLDLSNGVVSATYRHRGVRFRREAVSGRWSRPAAGVTPHWEPWTARRWKSRC from the coding sequence GTGACCCTCGTTCCGGAGACCGAGGCGACCAGCCTCTGGTATCGCACGCCCGCCGCCGAGTCACGCATCATTCAGGAGGCTCTGCCGCTGGGAAACGGCCGCCTGGGGGCTCTGATCGGCTGCGACCCGGCGGACGACTTCCTCTACCTCACCGACGGCTCGTTCTGGACCGGCGGACGCAGTGACACCCCAACCGACGACGGGCAACTCCCCTACGGACCCGATGACTTCGGAAGTCTCGGCCTCCTGGCCAAGCTCCGGATCACGCTGCCGGACCACACAGCCCAGACGATCAGTGACTACAGACGCGGCCTCGACCTGAGCAACGGTGTCGTGTCCGCGACCTACCGGCACCGTGGAGTCCGCTTCCGCCGGGAGGCCGTCAGTGGCCGCTGGAGCAGGCCGGCAGCGGGGGTGACCCCGCACTGGGAGCCGTGGACGGCGAGGCGCTGGAAGTCGCGGTGCTGA
- a CDS encoding sigma factor-like helix-turn-helix DNA-binding protein, which produces MERLTPAQRAAYVLREAFDYPYGRIAEVLGQSQTNARQLVSRARRHLAAEKRATVTAADHRQFLTAFSTASQEGNVAVLEELLREEIVSYSDCMGAAQAA; this is translated from the coding sequence ATGGAAAGACTCACGCCGGCGCAGCGGGCGGCGTATGTGCTCCGAGAGGCATTCGATTACCCGTACGGGCGGATCGCCGAAGTGCTCGGCCAGTCCCAGACCAACGCGCGCCAACTCGTCAGCCGGGCGCGAAGGCATCTGGCCGCGGAGAAGCGTGCCACTGTCACGGCCGCCGACCACCGCCAGTTCTTGACGGCATTCTCCACGGCCTCCCAGGAAGGAAATGTGGCCGTACTGGAGGAACTGCTCAGGGAAGAGATCGTCTCGTACTCCGACTGCATGGGCGCCGCGCAGGCCGCGTAA